The Microbacterium sp. W4I20 genome segment GTTGCGCCACCCCGCGTTCGCCATCCTGCTGCCGGTACCGTTGTTCGTCCTCGGACACGGCTACGACGTCTGGGGTGCGGCGAGCGTCGGCGTCTTCGCAGTGGTCGCCGCCTGGCTCACCTGGCGCACCGGCGGTCTCGAGGCCGCGATCGGGCTGCACATCGCCAACAACGTGTGCATCTTCCTGCTCGGCTCGGTGGGGATGGTCGACGCGAACGCCACCTCCGGCACGCCGATCGACCTGCTCACCTCGACGGTGACGATGGTCGTGTTCGCGCTGCTGGCCGATCTCTGGGCGCGACGGCTGGGTGTCGTCCGCACCGTTGCCGTCCCGCGGCCCATCGCGCCTGCCGGAGCGATGGGCACGCATCAGCTGGCTCCGATGCTCCGCGGCTGAGTGCTCCGGGGCTGAGGGCTCCACGGCTGAGTGCTCCGCCGCTGAGAGCGTGCGCCGCTTTCAGGCTGCGATCGCGTCAGCGTCCATGATCGTGTAGCTGTAGCCCTGTTCCGCAAGGAACCGCTGCCGGTTCTGGGCGTAGTCCTGATCGATCGTGTCGCGGGCGACCAGCGTGTAGAAGCTGGCGGTGTGCCCGGATTCCTTCGGGCGCAGCAGCCGTCCGAGACGCTGGGCCTCCTCCTGGCGTGAGCCGAAGGAACCCGAGACCTGGATGGCGACGGACGCCTCCGGCAAGTCGATCGAGAAGTTCGCCACCTTCGACACCACGAGCAGAGAGATGGAGCCTTCGCGGAACGCCTGGTACAGCTCCTCGCGCTCGTCCACGGGCGTCGCACCGGTGATCTGCGGGGCGTTCAGCGCCTGCGACAGCGTCTCGAGCTGGTCGAGGTACTGCCCGATCACGAGGATCCGCTCGCCCTCGTGCTTCGCGATCAGCTCGCGGACGGCCTGGACCTTCGCCGGTGCGGATGCCGCCAGCCGGTAGCGCTCGTCGTCGGTCGCCGCGGCGTACTCCAGCCGATCGCTCGGCGGCAGGTCGACGCGCACCTCGTAGCAGGCGGCGGGGGAGATGAATCCCTGCGCCTCGATCTGCTTCCACGGGGCGTCGAACCGCTTGGGGCCGATCAGGCTGAACACGTCGCCCTCGCGACCGTCCTCGCGGACGAGGGTCGCGGTGAGTCCGATGCGTCGGCGCGCTTGCAGATCAGCGGTCAGCTTGAACACCGGTGCGGGCAGGAGGTGGACCTCGTCGTACACGATGAGTCCCCAGTCCAGCGCGTCGAGCAGAGCCAGGTGCGCGTACGCGCCCTTCCGCTTCGCCGTGAGGATCTGGTACGTCGCGATCGTGACCGGCTTGACCTCCTTGGCCTGGCCGGAGTACTCGCCGATCTCCTCGGCGGTCAGGCTCGTGCGCTTGAGCAGTTCGTCTCGCCACTGTCGGGCCGAGACCGTGTTCGTCACGAGGATCAGCGTGGTGGTCTTGGTCGCCGCCATGGCCCCGGCGCCCACGATGGTCTTCCCCGCACCGCAGGGGAGCACCACGACTCCGGAACCGTCCTTCGAGAAGGCGTCGACCGCATCCTGCTGGTACGGCCGGATGTGCCAGCCGTCTTCGGCCAGGTCGATCTCATGCGGGGTGCCCGGTGTGTAGCCGGCGAGGTCCTCCGCCGGCCAGCCGATCTTCAGCAGCTCCTGCTTGATCTGGCCGCGCGCCCACGCATCGACCACGAAGGTCTCGGGGTTCGGATGTCCGATCAGCAGCGGCTGGATGCGCTTGTTGTTCGCCACCTGGGCGAGTACCGCGGGGTCGGTGGAGCGCAGGATGAGGGCGCCCTCGTCGTCGCGCTCGATCACGAGCCGGCCGTACCGGTTGACGGTCTCGCGCAGATCGACCGCCACGGAAGGCGGTACCGGGAAGCGCGACCAGCGGTCGAGCGTCTCCAGCATGTCCTCGGCGGTGTGGCCCGCGGCTCGCGCGTTCCAGAGCCCGAGGCGAGTGATCCGATAGGTGTGGATGTGCTCGGGCGCGCGCTCCAGCTCGGCGAAGATCGCCAGCTCGTGGCGGGCGCTCTCGGCATCGGCGTGGGCGACTTCGAGGAGCACGGTGCGATCGCTCTGGACGATCAAGGGGCCATCAGACATAGCTGACCAGTTTAGCTGGCGCGCGGGGGTA includes the following:
- a CDS encoding DNA repair helicase XPB; the encoded protein is MSDGPLIVQSDRTVLLEVAHADAESARHELAIFAELERAPEHIHTYRITRLGLWNARAAGHTAEDMLETLDRWSRFPVPPSVAVDLRETVNRYGRLVIERDDEGALILRSTDPAVLAQVANNKRIQPLLIGHPNPETFVVDAWARGQIKQELLKIGWPAEDLAGYTPGTPHEIDLAEDGWHIRPYQQDAVDAFSKDGSGVVVLPCGAGKTIVGAGAMAATKTTTLILVTNTVSARQWRDELLKRTSLTAEEIGEYSGQAKEVKPVTIATYQILTAKRKGAYAHLALLDALDWGLIVYDEVHLLPAPVFKLTADLQARRRIGLTATLVREDGREGDVFSLIGPKRFDAPWKQIEAQGFISPAACYEVRVDLPPSDRLEYAAATDDERYRLAASAPAKVQAVRELIAKHEGERILVIGQYLDQLETLSQALNAPQITGATPVDEREELYQAFREGSISLLVVSKVANFSIDLPEASVAIQVSGSFGSRQEEAQRLGRLLRPKESGHTASFYTLVARDTIDQDYAQNRQRFLAEQGYSYTIMDADAIAA